The sequence CCTCGTCGAGTTCGGCGCGGGGGACCACCTCGTGCACCGAGCCGAAATGCTGCAGGGTCGCGGCGTCGACGGTGGCGGCGGTGAAGAACAGGCGGCGCATCATGTGCTGGGGCACCAGCCGCGACAGGTGCGTGGCGGCGCCCAACGCGCCCCGCTCCACCTCGGGCAGCCCGAACGTCGCGTCGTCGGAGGCGACGATGACGTCGGCGTTGCCGACCAGTCCGATGCCGCCGCCGACGCAGAAGCCGTTGACCGCGGCCACGACGGGCACCGCACATTCGTAGACGGCCTTGAACGCCTCGAAACAGCCGCGGTTGGCGTCGATCAGCGCGGTGAACCCTTCGGTGCGCTGCATCTCCTTGATGTCCACACCGGCGTTGAACCCGCGGCCCTCGGCGCGCAGGATCACCACGTGGGTCGCCGGGTCCCTGCCGGCCTTCGTGATCGCGTCGGCGAGCTCGAACCAGCCTTGCGACGGGATCGCGTTGACCGGCGGATAGTCGACGGTGACCGAGACGATGCCGGGTTCGGTGGTCGTGGAGGTGATGGTCATGGCACTTCCTGGTCAAGTAGGAAAGCAAGCACTTGCTTGGTACGCTAGCACAGTGACCGACCGCCCAGAGATGAACCTCGGACTCGACGACAGGGTTGTGCTGGTGACCGGCGGCGTCCGCGGCGTTGGCGCGGGGATCAGCGCGGTCTTCGCCGCCCAGGGCGCCACGGTCGTCACCTGCGCGCGTAGGCCCGTCGAGGGTTCGCCCTACGAGTTCCACAGCTGCGATGTGCGCGACGACGACTCGGTGGCCACCATGATCAAGGCGATCACCGACCGTCACGGCCGCCTCGATGTGGTGGTCAACAACGCGGGTGGGTCGCCTTACGTGCCCGCCGCCGAGGCGTCGGCGAAGTTCAGCCGTAAGATCGTGGAGCTGAATCTGCTTGGGCCGTTATCGGTTTCGACACACGCGAACGCTGTCATGCAAGGCCAGGACCGGGGCGGCTCGATCGTCAATGTGGCAAGCGTCAGTGGCAGACGGCCGACACCTGGCACCGTCGCCTACGGCGCGGCCAAAGCGGGCGTCGAAAGCATCACCAGCACGCTGGCCGTGGAATGGGCGCCGAAGGTGCGGGTCAACTCCGTGGTCGTCGGCATGGTCGAAACCGAGCAATCCGAATTGTTCTACGGCGACGCGGATTCCATCGCGGCGATCTCCAAGAACGTGCCGCTGGGCAGGCTGGCCACCCCGGCCGACGTCGGGTGGGCCGCGGCGTTCCTGGCGTGCGACGCCGCGTCCTACATCAGCGGCGCCTCGCTGGAGGTACACGGTGGTGGCGAGCCGCCGCACTATCTGGCCACCACGACAGCTGACATCAAAAGATAAAGGAGACAACGGATATGGGACTGCTCGACGGCCGTGTGGTCATCGTGACGGGCGCAGGTGGCGGTATCGGACGGGCCCACGCGCTGGCGTTCGCCGCGGAGGGGGCGCGGGTTGTGGTCAACGACATCGGCGTCGGCCTGGACGGCTCGCCCGCGGGCGGTGGTAGCGCCGCACAGGGCGTCGTCGACGAAATCACCGCTGCCGGAGGCGAAGCCGTTGCCAACGGCGCCAACGTGGCGGACTGGGGACAGGCCGAGGGGCTGATCCAAGCGGCGGTCGACACCTTCGGTGGTCTCGATGTGCTGGTCAACAACGCCGGAATCGTGCGGGACCGGATGCTGGCCAACACCAGCGAAGAGGAGTTCGACGCCGTCGTCGCCGTTCACCTCAAGGGTCACTTCGCGACCATGAGGCACGCGGCGGCGTACTGGCGGAACAAGTCCAAGGCGGGCGACACCGTCGACGCCCGCATCATCAACACCAGCTCCGGTGCCGGGCTGCAGGGCAGCGTGGGGCAGGCGAACTACAGCGCCGCCAAGGCGGGCATCGCGGCTTTGACGTTGGTGGCGTCCGCGGAGCTGGGTCGCTACGGCGTCACCGTCAACGCGATCGCCCCGTCGGCACGCACCCGGATGACCGAAAAGGTGTTCGCCGAGATGATGGCGACGCAGGACAAGGCATTCGACGCGATGGCGCCCGAAAACGTGTCCCCGCTGGTGGTTTGGCTCGGCAGCGCCGAGTCCAAGGACGTCACCGGCAAGATGTTCGAGGTCGAGGGCGGCATCGTCCGGGTGGCCGAGGGCTGGGCGCACGGACCGCAGGCCGACAAGGGCGCCCGGTGGGATCCCGCCGAGCTGGGGCCGGTTGTCAAGGACCTGCTGGCCAAGGCGCGCCCGCCGGTTCCGGTCTACGGCGCCTGATCAACTCAGGCGGCGGCCTGCCCCGATCCGGCATCGGTGTCGGAATCGGTATCGGCCGGGTCCACCGAATCGGTTTCGCTGTCATCGGGTGTGACGGCTCGGTCGGGTAGCGCCGTCACCGAGCCCTCGAGCTCACCGACCTCAGCGTCGAGCTCGGCGTCGGCCGCCTCGGTGTCGGTATCCGTGTCGGTCGACTCGATGGTGTCGCCCGGCTTCACCTTGTTGCCGCTGGTCAAATCGGTTGCGCCCGCCCGCTTCTTGATCTTGGTGAGCAGCGGCGTCGCGTCGGCTTCATCGACCTCCTCGGTTGCCTGAGGCGCCGGCTCGGGCTCGACTGTCGCCGAGGCGGCCGATACCACCGACGAGTGGTCCGGCGCGGCATTGATGGTCACCGGCTCGTCCTCCGCGGGTGCGGCGGAGCGGTTGAACTCGTCGACGATGTCGCGAACCACGTTGGGCACGAACTCGACTACCGCCCTGACGACATCGGTCACTCCGTCTCGGACCGCGTTGGCCAACGCCGCGATGTCCCCGGTGGTGAAGGCTTGGACGACGTTGTAGAGCGCGGTCTGGGGTGCCGTGACGACATCGCGGACATCGACGAACAGCTTGGTCAGCAACGGCGGATTGGCGGAGACCGCGACGCCGTCCCACTCCTTCAACAGCCATCCGTCTTCCGGGTTGCCTTCGATGACGACGATTCCCGTGTTACCCAACGGATGCGAGAGCAGAAGCGTCAGGTCGGGGTTGTCGACGTTCATCATCACCCAGAACATGATCGTGGCGCCGTGGGAGAACGCCACGGCGTTGCGGTCACCGTTGTCGTAGATCTCCTGGATCGCGCCGTCCACCCTGGCGTCGAACGCGTTTCCGTCCGGGGCGCCCAGCACCGGCACGAACCGCGCACCCAGCGTCCACAACACCGGGGCCAGCCCGTACCCGAGGCGGCCCAAGCCCTGCGACTCGGGCGATCCCTCGAAGATTCCCGCGCTGATCTCCCGCAGGCCGGGCAGGACCACCGCGGTCTGGCCCATGTCGGCTGCCAGCGGCGCCGCCGTGAGCTGGGTGCGCACCATGTTGGAGGCGTAAATGCCGTCGAAGCCCCTGTCGGCCAAGATGACTGCCACTTCCTCTGCCTGGTCCTGACCCAGTTGAGTCAGCCCCGGCCCGGGCACCGAGGTGTCGATGCGGTCGGCGGCGTTGGCCTCCGATTGGCCGTGTCGGACGAAGGTCAGCGTCATCGACTCCGCGGCCCACGCCGGCAGCCCCGAGACGAAGAACAGCACCGCGACCGTGATCGCGGTGAATACGACGTGGAGGACCCGCCGTGTGGAAGAAGACGCGTGCATATCGACCCCCGTAGGTAACCCGATCGTCGGGCTCACAGTACGTCGGTTGGCCGTCGACGAACCCGGAAATGACGAATCCGTCACCGGGTGGGCCGGTCAGCCGTGGGCCCGCGCAAAGTATTTGAGCGCCAGCGCGCGAGCAATCGCGAATTGCGGATCCGGCCGGCCATGCCGGTGGGCTCACCGGAACCTAGGGTTCGCAAACCACGAGCGGGATGACCCGGTCGGTCCAGGACTGGTAGTCCTCGTAGGTGGGGTACATCTCGACCAGCCTCGGCCAGTACCGCACGCGTTCCTCCTCGGTGGCGTCGCGTGCGGTCAGCTCGAGCACTTCCTTCTTGATCTGGACCCTGACCTTCGGATCGGCTTTCAGGTTGAGGTACCACATCGGGTTCTTGTCGCTGCCGCCTTTGGACGCCGCGACCACGACAACGTCGCCGTCGCGGTGAAAATACAGCGGCGTGACCCGCGGCTGACCGGTCTTGCGACCCGTGGTGGTCAGCAGCGCCACCGGAATGCCTTGGAAGTTGCTGCCGAAGCCCTCGCCGTCGCTGCGGCGGTACATGAAGGTGTTGACCCGCGACATCCACTTGATGAAGACGTCCGCGGGTTTGGTGTCCATGAACCGGGGGCGAGATTTCGGCATGACGGTCATCCTATGCTCGGTCAATGGACATCGTGTCGGACACGGACCGGATCGCGGCGGCTGACTCGTATATCGACGCACTCGCCAGCCACCGGGCCGACCACGTGCCGTTCGCGCCGGACTGCGTCCGCATCGAGGTCGGTCTGAAGACCGGCTTCTCCGGAAATCATCTGCGCCGCAGCCTCAACCGTGGCCCGCAGTACCGCGTCATCGAAGCGACAACCGACCGGCGGTTCCGTGTCGACGGCGACCAGGTGCACGCGACGTTCACCGTCGTCACCAAGGCGAGGGTGGCGGGTCGTCGCGTCGTCGCTGACGTCGACGAAACCTTTCTGATTCCGGCCGCCGACGGCCGGATCCACCACATCCGGGCCCGGATCCGCCCGCGCATCCGGCGCGAGCAGACGTGAAAACCCCCATTTTTACTGGCTTTTGGGGGTTTTGGCGTCTGCTCGCCGACCAAGCGGCAGGCTAGATCCGCTCGATGATCGTGCCGGTGGACAGCGCGCCGCCCGCGCACATCGTGATCAGC comes from Mycolicibacterium pulveris and encodes:
- the echA20 gene encoding (7aS)-7a-methyl-1,5-dioxo-2,3,5,6,7,7a-hexahydro-1H-indene-carboxyl-CoA hydrolase, whose translation is MTITSTTTEPGIVSVTVDYPPVNAIPSQGWFELADAITKAGRDPATHVVILRAEGRGFNAGVDIKEMQRTEGFTALIDANRGCFEAFKAVYECAVPVVAAVNGFCVGGGIGLVGNADVIVASDDATFGLPEVERGALGAATHLSRLVPQHMMRRLFFTAATVDAATLQHFGSVHEVVPRAELDEAALRVARDIAAKDTRVIRAAKEALNFIDVQRVNSSYRMEQGFTFELNLSGVSDEHRDAFAGTDKGSQ
- a CDS encoding SDR family oxidoreductase; the encoded protein is MNLGLDDRVVLVTGGVRGVGAGISAVFAAQGATVVTCARRPVEGSPYEFHSCDVRDDDSVATMIKAITDRHGRLDVVVNNAGGSPYVPAAEASAKFSRKIVELNLLGPLSVSTHANAVMQGQDRGGSIVNVASVSGRRPTPGTVAYGAAKAGVESITSTLAVEWAPKVRVNSVVVGMVETEQSELFYGDADSIAAISKNVPLGRLATPADVGWAAAFLACDAASYISGASLEVHGGGEPPHYLATTTADIKR
- a CDS encoding SDR family oxidoreductase — translated: MGLLDGRVVIVTGAGGGIGRAHALAFAAEGARVVVNDIGVGLDGSPAGGGSAAQGVVDEITAAGGEAVANGANVADWGQAEGLIQAAVDTFGGLDVLVNNAGIVRDRMLANTSEEEFDAVVAVHLKGHFATMRHAAAYWRNKSKAGDTVDARIINTSSGAGLQGSVGQANYSAAKAGIAALTLVASAELGRYGVTVNAIAPSARTRMTEKVFAEMMATQDKAFDAMAPENVSPLVVWLGSAESKDVTGKMFEVEGGIVRVAEGWAHGPQADKGARWDPAELGPVVKDLLAKARPPVPVYGA
- a CDS encoding histidine phosphatase family protein; this encodes MHASSSTRRVLHVVFTAITVAVLFFVSGLPAWAAESMTLTFVRHGQSEANAADRIDTSVPGPGLTQLGQDQAEEVAVILADRGFDGIYASNMVRTQLTAAPLAADMGQTAVVLPGLREISAGIFEGSPESQGLGRLGYGLAPVLWTLGARFVPVLGAPDGNAFDARVDGAIQEIYDNGDRNAVAFSHGATIMFWVMMNVDNPDLTLLLSHPLGNTGIVVIEGNPEDGWLLKEWDGVAVSANPPLLTKLFVDVRDVVTAPQTALYNVVQAFTTGDIAALANAVRDGVTDVVRAVVEFVPNVVRDIVDEFNRSAAPAEDEPVTINAAPDHSSVVSAASATVEPEPAPQATEEVDEADATPLLTKIKKRAGATDLTSGNKVKPGDTIESTDTDTDTEAADAELDAEVGELEGSVTALPDRAVTPDDSETDSVDPADTDSDTDAGSGQAAA
- a CDS encoding nitroreductase family deazaflavin-dependent oxidoreductase, whose amino-acid sequence is MPKSRPRFMDTKPADVFIKWMSRVNTFMYRRSDGEGFGSNFQGIPVALLTTTGRKTGQPRVTPLYFHRDGDVVVVAASKGGSDKNPMWYLNLKADPKVRVQIKKEVLELTARDATEEERVRYWPRLVEMYPTYEDYQSWTDRVIPLVVCEP